One genomic segment of Impatiens glandulifera chromosome 6, dImpGla2.1, whole genome shotgun sequence includes these proteins:
- the LOC124943295 gene encoding protein ROOT HAIR DEFECTIVE 3-like — MSGSSSSSSSSYSTSTHLIDGEGKFNRSGLESLTENAKLYQSVKSYKVISIMGPQSSGKSTLLNHMFHTNFVEMDATKDRSQTTLGIWLEKCVNVEPCTLVMDLKGNDGTESSHIDTFFEKQIALFALAVSDVVLVNMWCEDVERKNTTNKSLLRTVFQVMMRFFKPRQTTLLFVLRDKTKTPFTKLEEILKKDTLEIWNSILKPQSLEETPFSKFFNISVVSLSSYKEENEAYLKEVSELKEKLTSGEMSSDESLGFSISTFEQIWKTIRDNKDLNIPPPTEWCELSDANRTTNSVPGFGNKVSSLIDACLSQYDEDAQLYEDDIRKERRKMLVDNLMLSIKPAYYSSLQVIITGKVKEFKDAFDNDLKCGKSFCDAVDNCIDRYSSLLDKAFEDISIPEGNLDSSLEKKKFMNEVYAIVGQARGGKMNDLIHELYKEKLRDATREPLEAILGYPWSQTWPNIRELLATQSKEIADDYYQAMSRYGAEQETSLDDIQTQFQGYLRQIIVAKAKTEAPKVTNLMQDRFITMFLQDPDSMPRSWDADNIDINKIIRIAKTQSLKMLAVMAAIRLESENGDQIEDTLSMAFLGDEDDHEHPSYGALASTTWNGISKEDTLLSPIKCASMWKHFLTKINQITGLAKTTVKKAKREAQVNDALPSSQISIVAATGADANAVNQINVQEAGKCDKAVAKMEKKKNNTNRKTQDEETQ; from the exons ATGA gtggttcttcttcttcttcttcttcaagctATTCCACATCCACACACCTGATAGATGGAGAAGGAAAGTTCAATAGGTCGGGGCTAGAGAGCTTGACAGAGAATGCTAAATTATATCAATCTGTCAAATCCTACAAAGTTATCTCGATCATGGGCCCTCAAAGCAGCg ggaAGAGCACGCTGTTGAATCACATGTTCCATACAAATTTCGTTGAGATGGATGCAACCAAAGACAG GTCTCAAACAACGTTGGGTATTTGGTTAGAAAAATGTGTCAATGTTGAACCATGTACTCTTGTCATGGACTTAAAGGGTAACGATGGAACAGAGAGTAGTCat attGATACATTCTTCGAGAAACAAATCGCACTCTTTGCGCTTGCAGTTTCAGACGTAGTCCTCGTAAACAT GTGGTGTGAAGATGTTGAACGGAAAAATACGACAAATAAATCCTTATTAAGAACTGTTTTTCAG GTCATGATGCGCTTCTTCAAGCCTCGTCAAACCACTCTTTTGTTTGTACTGCGAGATAAAACAAAg ACGCCTTTTACAAAGTTGGAAGAAATCCTAAAGAAAGACACTCTTGag ATATGGAATTCAATTCTTAAACCGCAATCTCTCGAGGAAACACCCTTCAGCAAATTCTTCAAT ATTAGTGTTGTGTCACTTTCTAGTtacaaagaagaaaatgaagcaTATCTTAAAGAG GTAAGTGAGCTAAAGGAAAAACTAACGAGTGGGGAAATGTCAAGTGATGAGAGCCTTGGATTTTCAATCAGCACCTTCGAACAAATTTGGAAGACTATCAGAGACAATAAGGACCTTAACATTCCACCTCCAAca GAATGGTGTGAATTAAGTGATGCAAATAGAACTACTAATTCAGTGCCAGGTTTCGGCAACAAGGTTAGCTCACTCATTGATGCTTGTCTATCACA ATACGACGAAGATGCTCAACTTTACGAAGATGATATAAGAAAAGAGCGACGGAAGATGCTCGTGGACAACTTAATgcta AGTATAAAACCAGCCTATTATTCTTCTTTACAAGTTATAATTACGGGAAAGGTAAAGGAATTCAAAGATGCATTTGATAATGATTTGAAATGCGGGAAAAGTTTTTGCGATGCAGTTGATAATTGTATTGACCGATATTCGAGTCTATTGGACAAAGCATTTGAAG ATATTAGTATCCCAGAAGGTAATTTGGATTCTTCGCTAGAGAAGAAGAAGTTTATGAATGAAGTATATGCAATTGTTGGGCAAGCCCGAGGAGGAAAAATGAATGATCTGATTCACGAATTATACAAGGAAAAGTTAAGGGATGCAACAAGGGAACCATTGGAGGCCATTCTAGGATACCCGTGGTCTCAAACGTGGCCAAATATAAGAGAACTCCTCGCCACGCAGTCTAAGGAGATTGCCGACGATTACTACCAGGCCATGTCCCGATATGGTGCAGAGCAGGAGACTTCCCTTGACGACATACAAACGCAATTTCAGGGCTACTTAAGACAAATTATCGTTGCAAAAGCAAAGACGGAGGCTCCTAAAGTGACAAATCTTATGCAAGACAG GTTCATCACAATGTTTCTCCAAGATCCCGATTCTATGCCACGCTCATGGGATGCAGATAACATTGACATCAACAAAATCATTAGGATTGCCAAGactcaa agctTAAAGATGCTAGCGGTCATGGCTGCAATCCGCTTAGAATCTGAAAACGGTGATCAAATCGAGGATACACTAAGCATGGCTTTTTTGGGAGACGAAGATGATCATGAACATCCATCTTACGGTGCATTGGCTAGTACCACTTGGAACGGG ATATCAAAAGAAGACACACTGCTGAGTCCAATCAAATGTGCATCCATGTGGAAGCACTTCTTGACAAAGATAAACCAAATCACCGGTCTAGCCAAGACAACTGTAAAAAAGGCTAAG AGAGAAGCACAAGTCAACGACGCTCTGCCATCATCACAGATTAGCATCGTAGCTGCAACAGGTGCTGATGCAAACGCTGTTAATCAG ATAAATGTTCAAGAAGCTGGAAAATGTGACAAGGCAGTAGCCAAaatggaaaagaaaaagaacaatACAAATAGGAAAACTCAAGATGAAGAAACACAATAA